The following are encoded in a window of Staphylococcus piscifermentans genomic DNA:
- a CDS encoding GNAT family N-acetyltransferase: MIRQAKPEDKREIAELSYIIWEDMELPIVQQFTKAQVVSWLEQVITKTPYRTYYGNVLVYEVEGKIAGIIVIYKGEEEMDLEANWLKLDLPEEARKMGTPLPLKEAEDGELYIETVAVFPEYRGKGIATQLMHYVIEGHRDQKISLSCDYENIGAYHLYQRLGFETEGTVDLYGHLYRHMVIEKNAEQ; the protein is encoded by the coding sequence ATGATACGACAAGCAAAACCTGAAGATAAACGTGAAATTGCTGAATTGTCTTATATTATTTGGGAAGATATGGAATTGCCGATTGTTCAACAATTTACTAAAGCGCAAGTGGTTTCTTGGTTAGAACAAGTTATTACGAAGACGCCTTACAGAACTTATTATGGTAATGTATTGGTTTATGAAGTTGAGGGAAAGATAGCTGGAATTATTGTTATATATAAAGGCGAAGAGGAAATGGATTTAGAAGCGAATTGGTTGAAATTGGATTTACCTGAGGAAGCACGCAAAATGGGGACGCCTTTACCTTTAAAGGAAGCGGAAGATGGAGAATTATACATTGAAACAGTAGCCGTATTTCCCGAATATAGGGGTAAAGGTATTGCAACACAGCTTATGCATTATGTGATTGAAGGGCATCGAGATCAGAAAATCAGCTTAAGCTGTGATTATGAAAATATTGGAGCTTATCATCTCTACCAACGATTAGGTTTTGAAACTGAGGGAACCGTTGATTTGTATGGTCACTTGTATCGTCATATGGTAATAGAAAAAAACGCCGAACAATAA
- a CDS encoding CPBP family glutamic-type intramembrane protease has translation MKTNTKALLWFIISFIIFHIILFIMWGERQEYWYLYTGIMLFAGISYVFYQRDIASKRLLPSIGIGIITAVALIIVQLIMSLISQEVSYTTLIKDLTRSGVYFKWQILVTLLFVIPCHELYMRTVLQKQLLNLKLPAWAAILITALCSASLFFYFDQIWLCVFIFIAQAILSISYFYTRRIITTSIAQIAAVVLLLIFHG, from the coding sequence ATGAAAACAAATACAAAAGCTTTATTGTGGTTTATTATTAGTTTTATAATTTTCCACATTATTTTATTTATCATGTGGGGAGAACGACAGGAATATTGGTATTTGTATACTGGCATCATGTTATTTGCCGGTATCAGTTACGTATTCTACCAACGTGATATTGCATCGAAACGTCTATTACCATCTATTGGTATTGGTATTATTACCGCAGTTGCTTTAATTATTGTGCAGCTGATTATGTCTTTAATAAGTCAAGAAGTGTCATACACTACTTTGATTAAAGATTTAACACGTTCAGGCGTATATTTTAAATGGCAGATTTTAGTGACTTTATTATTCGTCATTCCATGTCATGAGTTATATATGCGTACGGTACTGCAAAAACAATTACTGAACTTGAAGTTGCCTGCTTGGGCGGCAATTCTCATTACTGCTTTATGTTCAGCTTCATTGTTTTTCTATTTTGACCAAATTTGGTTATGCGTCTTTATCTTTATTGCTCAAGCTATCTTATCAATCAGTTATTTCTATACACGTCGCATTATTACAACTTCGATTGCTCAAATTGCGGCTGTAGTATTATTATTGATTTTCCATGGTTAA
- a CDS encoding lipoate--protein ligase, with amino-acid sequence MKFVSNNNITDPKLNLAMEEYVLKYLPQDNDYFLFYINRPSIIIGKNQNTIEEVNQQYVEEHNIDVVRRISGGGAVYHDFGNLNFSFITDDDGNSFHNFKKFTQPIVQALNSLGVDAEMTGRNDIQVGPAKISGNAMVKVKNRMFSHGTLMLDSDLNEVQNALRVNPAKIKSKGIKSVRKRVANISEFLEEPLDIETFKQIILKHIFGEHEVEEYKLTDDDWKNIEALSDEKYRTWNWNYGKNPKYNFEREEKFEKGFVQIKLHVKKGRIEHAKIFGDFFGVGDVSDLEEALIGSLHNFESIEEALSEYDLYHYFGDIPREELIRLMS; translated from the coding sequence ATGAAATTTGTAAGCAACAACAATATTACAGACCCCAAACTTAATTTAGCAATGGAAGAATATGTATTGAAATATCTTCCTCAAGATAATGATTACTTCTTATTCTATATTAATCGCCCATCCATTATTATCGGCAAGAATCAAAATACGATTGAAGAAGTCAATCAACAATATGTTGAGGAACATAATATAGATGTAGTCCGACGAATTTCAGGTGGTGGCGCTGTTTATCACGACTTCGGTAATCTGAACTTCAGTTTTATCACAGATGATGACGGCAATAGTTTCCATAACTTCAAAAAATTTACACAGCCTATCGTGCAAGCGCTAAACAGCTTAGGAGTAGATGCTGAAATGACTGGAAGAAACGATATTCAAGTCGGACCAGCTAAGATATCTGGAAACGCTATGGTAAAAGTGAAAAACCGTATGTTCAGTCACGGTACTTTAATGCTCGACAGTGATTTAAACGAAGTCCAAAACGCATTACGTGTTAATCCTGCTAAAATTAAATCTAAAGGTATCAAGTCCGTAAGAAAACGTGTTGCCAATATTTCTGAGTTTCTAGAGGAACCACTGGATATTGAAACGTTTAAACAAATTATTTTGAAACATATCTTTGGCGAGCATGAAGTTGAAGAATATAAATTAACTGATGACGATTGGAAAAATATCGAAGCGTTAAGCGATGAAAAATATCGTACATGGAATTGGAATTATGGTAAGAACCCTAAATATAATTTCGAACGTGAGGAAAAATTTGAAAAAGGATTTGTGCAAATTAAGTTGCATGTTAAAAAAGGACGTATTGAACACGCTAAAATTTTCGGAGATTTCTTTGGTGTCGGTGATGTATCCGACTTAGAAGAAGCGTTAATCGGCAGCTTGCATAATTTCGAAAGCATTGAAGAAGCACTTTCTGAATATGATTTATATCATTACTTTGGAGATATTCCGCGTGAAGAACTAATTAGATTGATGTCTTAA
- the hisG gene encoding ATP phosphoribosyltransferase, with protein MLTVALSKGRLLKDFIRFLEQNGNATWADALNQRERKLQITVGSIKFILVKGSDVPTYVEEGIADIGITGSDILKECPEHNINNYLDLPFGQCHFSVAAKSQTTEIQRVATTFVKTTRDYFNQKGTDVTIIRLSGSVELAAVVDMVDAIVDIVQTGTTLKSNGLEERERIGEINARLITNKHAFFSKSQAIENFIQQLGVSIHAQ; from the coding sequence ATGTTAACAGTGGCACTCAGTAAAGGCAGATTGTTGAAAGACTTTATTCGATTTTTAGAACAAAATGGTAATGCTACTTGGGCAGATGCATTGAATCAGCGAGAACGTAAACTTCAAATTACTGTTGGTTCCATCAAATTCATCTTAGTCAAAGGTTCAGATGTCCCAACCTATGTAGAAGAAGGCATTGCAGATATCGGAATTACTGGAAGCGATATTTTAAAAGAATGCCCTGAGCACAATATTAATAATTATCTTGATCTTCCCTTTGGTCAGTGTCATTTTTCAGTAGCAGCTAAATCTCAGACAACAGAGATACAGCGTGTAGCCACGACCTTTGTGAAAACCACACGTGATTATTTTAATCAGAAAGGGACAGATGTTACTATTATTCGCTTATCTGGTTCTGTTGAACTGGCTGCTGTAGTGGATATGGTAGATGCCATAGTAGATATTGTACAAACCGGGACTACGCTCAAATCAAACGGACTAGAGGAACGAGAACGCATTGGTGAAATCAATGCACGTCTTATTACTAATAAACACGCATTTTTCAGTAAATCACAAGCTATCGAGAATTTCATCCAGCAACTGGGGGTTTCTATTCATGCTCAATAA
- a CDS encoding pyridoxal phosphate-dependent aminotransferase has protein sequence MININQNESPIAALTSSEITDIVAASDFKVYPEGQYEAFLKAYADFYHLNTNQVLAANGSDEWIQKCMLALPKGPVLALNPDFVMYTEFARQTDRPIEYVECKADFSFSLETILTRIEEVRPAFFIMSVPHNPTGIQYSADFLKAISDKLKSIGSYFVLDEAYIEFGQPNEIPLESHLIIMKTLSKAFALAGLRIGIVISTPETIQLLNRLAHPYPMSTLSLRLAEALFKNHTRVEHLLAEQRFLCRKLQDIFTQYADDKMTVIPSKANFVFTYGTHARDLGEYVMARGFQPRFYEVALLSEAVRYSIATELELNQLSAIVKEWSDQFDLQQTT, from the coding sequence ATGATTAATATCAATCAGAATGAAAGTCCTATAGCAGCTTTGACCTCATCAGAAATTACAGATATTGTGGCCGCTTCTGATTTCAAAGTCTACCCAGAAGGTCAATATGAAGCTTTCTTAAAAGCCTACGCTGACTTCTACCATTTAAATACTAATCAAGTATTAGCAGCGAACGGCTCCGATGAATGGATACAAAAATGTATGCTGGCTTTGCCTAAAGGTCCTGTGCTTGCGCTCAATCCGGATTTCGTCATGTATACCGAGTTTGCACGACAAACCGACCGCCCTATCGAATATGTAGAATGTAAAGCAGATTTCAGTTTTTCTCTTGAAACGATTTTGACACGCATTGAAGAAGTCCGACCTGCCTTTTTCATTATGAGCGTTCCGCATAATCCGACCGGCATTCAATATTCTGCTGACTTTTTAAAAGCGATTAGTGACAAATTGAAAAGTATAGGCAGCTATTTTGTCTTAGACGAAGCCTATATCGAGTTTGGACAACCCAACGAAATACCGCTTGAATCCCATCTCATCATCATGAAGACACTCAGCAAAGCTTTTGCTCTGGCAGGCTTACGTATCGGCATCGTCATTTCAACACCTGAGACGATCCAATTACTCAATCGTTTGGCGCATCCCTATCCGATGAGTACCTTATCTTTACGCTTAGCAGAGGCACTCTTTAAAAATCATACCCGTGTGGAACACTTGCTTGCAGAACAACGCTTCCTATGTCGAAAACTGCAAGATATTTTCACTCAATATGCAGACGATAAAATGACTGTTATACCTTCGAAAGCGAACTTTGTATTCACTTACGGCACTCATGCACGTGATTTAGGCGAATACGTAATGGCGCGTGGTTTCCAACCTCGTTTTTATGAAGTAGCATTATTATCAGAAGCTGTCCGCTACTCTATTGCTACCGAGCTAGAACTCAACCAATTATCAGCGATTGTTAAAGAATGGAGTGATCAATTTGATTTACAGCAAACAACGTGA
- a CDS encoding TetR/AcrR family transcriptional regulator C-terminal domain-containing protein, producing MKKEDLRVIKTKNNIESAFLTLFYQKEIDKISVKEITSAAQIARKTFYLHYIDKYDLLEKIFIKRLEELREICHTFKIVNLNLIVDEWLKFFYQNQKFYRTLFGDYHFKKSRQQLIQFFQEVLTEVVSEKICRQKALDYHMTLSFLGHGIIGMVDEYIENNEKNRDAIRKHIMALLNAYRI from the coding sequence ATGAAAAAAGAAGATTTAAGAGTGATTAAAACTAAAAATAATATTGAAAGTGCATTTTTAACTCTTTTTTATCAAAAAGAAATAGATAAAATTTCTGTTAAAGAAATCACATCTGCAGCACAAATAGCGAGAAAGACATTTTATCTCCATTATATAGATAAATACGATTTGTTAGAAAAAATATTTATAAAAAGGTTAGAAGAACTAAGAGAAATTTGTCATACATTTAAAATTGTTAATTTAAATTTGATAGTAGATGAATGGTTAAAGTTTTTTTATCAAAACCAAAAGTTTTATCGCACATTATTTGGTGATTATCATTTTAAAAAGAGCCGCCAGCAATTAATTCAATTTTTCCAAGAAGTATTAACAGAAGTAGTCTCTGAAAAAATATGCCGACAGAAAGCCTTGGATTATCATATGACCTTGAGCTTTCTTGGTCATGGTATAATTGGAATGGTTGACGAGTATATAGAAAATAATGAAAAGAATAGGGATGCAATCAGAAAACATATTATGGCTTTATTGAATGCTTATAGAATTTAA
- a CDS encoding YkvS family protein, whose product MTVAEVGDIVEFYDGLRGRVEKINDNSVIVDLTIMKNFEELDLPEKTVINHKRYKIVDQEG is encoded by the coding sequence ATGACTGTTGCAGAAGTAGGAGATATTGTAGAATTTTATGATGGACTTAGAGGTCGTGTTGAAAAAATTAATGATAATTCAGTAATTGTAGATTTAACAATTATGAAGAATTTCGAAGAATTGGATTTACCGGAAAAAACGGTAATTAACCATAAACGTTATAAGATAGTTGATCAAGAAGGTTAA
- a CDS encoding IDEAL domain-containing protein, with protein MNHNINVKNGTLQAFVANVNDLGVELVIDQALRNVRKEKLTELIDQALVNKDEEAFNRYTAEYNQLEDVLIG; from the coding sequence ATGAATCACAATATCAATGTAAAAAATGGGACGTTGCAGGCATTTGTTGCTAATGTGAATGATTTGGGGGTTGAACTTGTTATCGATCAAGCTTTGCGTAATGTGCGAAAGGAAAAATTAACTGAGTTGATTGATCAAGCATTAGTTAATAAAGATGAAGAGGCATTTAATCGCTATACAGCAGAATATAATCAATTGGAGGATGTTTTAATTGGATAA
- the hisB gene encoding imidazoleglycerol-phosphate dehydratase HisB — protein sequence MIYSKQRETKETSIQIAIDLSGEQTTSIKTGVGFLDHMLTLFSFHSGISCQIEVQGDNEVDDHHTTEDVGIVLGQLLLEAIKNQQSFTRYGSFYIPMDETLARVVTDISGRPYLSFNAQFSKEKVGTFDTELVEEFFRGLVINARLTTHIDLIRGGNTHHEIEAIFKAFARSLKIALSDDGSKGVPSSKGVIE from the coding sequence TTGATTTACAGCAAACAACGTGAAACAAAAGAAACTTCTATCCAAATAGCTATAGATTTATCAGGCGAACAAACAACTTCAATTAAGACAGGAGTCGGCTTCTTAGACCATATGCTGACTTTATTCAGCTTTCACAGTGGAATCAGTTGTCAAATTGAAGTGCAAGGTGACAATGAAGTAGATGATCACCATACCACCGAAGATGTTGGGATTGTTCTAGGACAATTACTCTTGGAAGCAATTAAAAATCAACAATCCTTTACACGTTATGGCTCATTCTATATCCCGATGGACGAGACCTTAGCACGAGTGGTGACTGATATCAGCGGTCGACCTTATCTTTCTTTTAATGCCCAATTCTCAAAGGAAAAAGTAGGTACCTTTGATACGGAATTAGTTGAAGAATTTTTCCGCGGTCTGGTCATTAATGCACGTCTCACTACCCACATCGATTTAATTCGAGGTGGCAATACACATCACGAAATTGAAGCAATATTCAAAGCCTTTGCAAGAAGTTTAAAGATTGCTCTATCTGACGACGGATCCAAAGGTGTGCCTTCATCGAAAGGTGTGATTGAATGA
- the hisH gene encoding imidazole glycerol phosphate synthase subunit HisH: MIAIVDYGLGNIKNIERAIHHLGFEAVLTDDSEVIRSSSHIVLPGVGHFKDAMQALKQSGLDKVLIELQNSKPFIGICLGMQLMFDHSAEGDSNGLGIIPGKVVPIKTTYPVPHLGWNNLESEHPLLNQDVYFIHSYYVQTEAPIIATADYGLPITAIVQAQNKIGIQFHPEKSGDYGLEILNQALKGGFIDD, encoded by the coding sequence ATGATTGCAATTGTAGACTACGGCCTTGGCAATATTAAGAATATTGAACGCGCTATTCACCATTTAGGTTTTGAAGCCGTTTTAACTGATGATTCTGAGGTCATTCGTTCAAGCTCTCATATTGTATTGCCAGGTGTGGGTCATTTTAAAGATGCAATGCAAGCATTGAAACAGTCAGGGTTAGATAAGGTACTGATTGAATTGCAAAATTCCAAACCGTTTATCGGTATATGTTTAGGGATGCAGTTGATGTTCGACCACAGTGCTGAAGGAGATAGTAACGGCTTAGGTATTATACCTGGTAAAGTAGTACCGATTAAAACAACTTATCCGGTGCCGCATTTAGGATGGAATAATTTAGAAAGCGAACATCCTCTGCTTAATCAAGATGTTTACTTCATACACTCATATTATGTACAAACTGAAGCTCCAATTATAGCAACAGCAGATTACGGACTGCCTATTACAGCAATTGTTCAAGCGCAAAATAAAATCGGTATCCAATTTCATCCGGAAAAAAGTGGAGATTATGGATTAGAAATATTAAATCAAGCATTGAAAGGCGGTTTTATTGATGATTGA
- a CDS encoding alpha/beta fold hydrolase — MKHRIQVSDEVALNVDDFGSGQPLVFLHGWPANNTMFEYQADFVVENGYRYIGIDHRGFGLSDRAADGYDYDTIADDIQKVVDELNLKDIIVVGFSVGGALALKYGVKHNSSNLKKMVLLGPAGPSFVQRDGYPYGLKPEDVTALIEQINDDQPKAIGDFGEDSFFNSDIEVSDEYKQYFNAMTLTSSLIGTVKLAESLRDEDLREEIKSLDLPVYGIHGTADHVCPIEFSEYLEKEAPDYTLSKVEGAGHALFFEKKDEVNRLLLEALKK, encoded by the coding sequence ATGAAACATAGAATTCAAGTAAGCGATGAAGTTGCATTAAATGTAGATGATTTCGGCTCAGGTCAACCATTGGTGTTCTTACACGGCTGGCCAGCAAATAACACAATGTTTGAATATCAAGCAGATTTCGTTGTAGAGAACGGCTATCGTTATATCGGCATTGACCATCGCGGTTTCGGTTTATCAGACAGAGCAGCAGATGGTTATGATTATGATACTATTGCAGATGACATTCAAAAAGTTGTAGATGAATTAAACTTAAAAGATATTATCGTTGTAGGATTTTCAGTCGGCGGAGCATTAGCCTTGAAATACGGCGTCAAACATAACAGTTCGAACTTGAAGAAAATGGTCTTATTAGGACCAGCTGGACCTAGTTTCGTTCAACGCGACGGCTATCCATATGGCTTGAAACCTGAAGACGTTACAGCTTTAATCGAGCAAATTAATGATGATCAACCTAAAGCAATCGGCGACTTTGGTGAAGATTCATTCTTTAATTCAGATATTGAAGTTTCAGATGAATATAAACAATATTTCAATGCAATGACTTTAACTTCTTCTTTAATCGGTACAGTTAAACTTGCTGAATCATTAAGAGATGAAGATTTGCGTGAAGAAATTAAATCATTAGATTTACCAGTATACGGTATTCATGGCACAGCGGACCATGTTTGCCCTATCGAATTCTCTGAGTATCTTGAAAAAGAAGCACCTGATTATACACTTTCAAAAGTTGAAGGTGCAGGACATGCATTGTTCTTCGAGAAAAAAGATGAAGTGAACCGCTTATTATTAGAAGCATTAAAAAAATAA
- a CDS encoding competence protein ComK, with protein MTMEEHYIFKRNDIAIMPIIMEGEPYPLTQILSYEKEPRILKISPRKSLEKSCKFYGSKFSILRSDTIRLTDIKSKPPILLSPIISIILFSTQSISSPSNIWINIEYVKDIKAIGTKETQINFIDGQSITAPVTSRTINHQYKNAIYYEHLINKRVKTIKWNTEKPIDYSKPSLDVYETLCKYLVINQSNKS; from the coding sequence ATGACTATGGAAGAACATTATATCTTCAAACGTAACGACATCGCTATTATGCCCATTATCATGGAAGGAGAACCTTATCCCCTCACCCAAATTTTATCTTACGAAAAAGAACCGCGTATTTTAAAAATTTCTCCGAGGAAATCCCTCGAAAAATCATGCAAGTTCTACGGCTCAAAATTTTCAATTTTAAGATCAGATACGATCAGATTAACAGATATCAAAAGCAAGCCCCCTATCTTACTCTCACCTATTATTTCAATCATCTTATTTTCTACTCAATCTATCAGTTCACCATCAAATATTTGGATAAACATTGAATATGTAAAAGATATTAAAGCAATAGGTACAAAAGAAACCCAAATTAATTTTATTGATGGCCAATCTATTACTGCGCCCGTTACATCCCGCACTATCAATCATCAATATAAAAATGCCATTTATTACGAACATCTCATTAATAAGCGCGTTAAAACTATCAAGTGGAATACTGAGAAACCAATCGACTATTCCAAACCCTCACTAGATGTTTATGAAACACTTTGCAAATACCTGGTTATCAATCAATCTAACAAATCATAG
- the hisD gene encoding histidinol dehydrogenase has product MLNKQDFYRQFETASASNQDLLDSVQAIIQNVKLNQDAALFQYNQGFDHVEVAQLEVPAATIEKSLDQISPELRIALEESYENIKSFQQKIKHENVIGEHTSQIYHPIESVGIYVPGGKAAYPSTVLMTATLAQVAGVENIVVVTPPQPEGINPSILAACQLTGVHHVYQVGGAQSIAALAFGTETIPKVDKIVGPGNQFVATAKQLLYGYVGIDQIAGPSEIMIIADETAKPEFIVQDILAQAEHDEHARTFLLSTSKKILEKVEALLPEAIQNAPRKAIIESSIKHFHYAILAKDNDEIIEIANFVAPEHLSIQTQNPERYLFHIKYAGAMFLGSYAPEALGDYNAGPSHVLPTNQTSRFTNGLTVNDFLTSHSVISFDQTAFDKLAPGAMEIAHTEGLYQHEASVRVRTNKEMEEND; this is encoded by the coding sequence ATGCTCAATAAACAAGATTTTTATCGTCAATTCGAAACAGCGTCCGCTTCAAACCAAGACTTGTTAGATAGTGTTCAAGCCATCATTCAAAATGTAAAACTGAATCAAGATGCGGCCTTATTTCAATATAACCAGGGGTTCGATCATGTTGAAGTTGCTCAGCTAGAAGTACCTGCTGCAACTATTGAAAAAAGTCTAGATCAAATCTCTCCTGAGTTACGCATAGCCTTAGAAGAAAGTTATGAAAACATAAAATCATTTCAACAAAAGATAAAACATGAGAATGTCATCGGAGAACATACAAGCCAAATATATCACCCTATAGAAAGTGTTGGTATCTATGTACCTGGCGGGAAAGCTGCCTACCCTTCGACTGTATTAATGACAGCTACCTTAGCTCAAGTAGCGGGCGTAGAAAACATAGTAGTCGTGACACCTCCGCAACCAGAAGGCATCAATCCAAGTATTTTAGCTGCCTGTCAGCTTACAGGTGTCCATCATGTCTATCAAGTTGGGGGCGCACAAAGTATTGCTGCTTTAGCTTTTGGGACTGAAACAATTCCAAAGGTTGATAAAATAGTTGGACCCGGCAATCAATTTGTAGCGACTGCCAAACAATTATTGTACGGCTACGTAGGCATTGATCAAATTGCTGGACCTAGCGAAATTATGATTATTGCTGACGAGACAGCAAAACCTGAATTTATCGTCCAAGATATTCTGGCTCAAGCAGAACATGATGAACATGCCCGTACTTTTTTACTTTCTACTAGTAAAAAGATTTTAGAAAAAGTGGAAGCACTATTACCTGAAGCGATTCAGAATGCGCCGCGTAAAGCGATTATTGAATCGAGTATTAAACATTTTCATTACGCAATTCTAGCAAAAGATAATGATGAGATTATTGAGATTGCAAATTTCGTTGCGCCAGAACATCTTTCAATTCAAACGCAAAATCCTGAACGATATCTTTTTCACATCAAATATGCCGGCGCGATGTTCTTAGGTTCTTATGCACCAGAAGCGCTGGGTGATTATAATGCTGGTCCCAGTCATGTGCTGCCGACCAATCAAACCTCCCGCTTCACTAATGGGTTGACCGTCAACGATTTCTTAACCAGTCATTCTGTTATCAGCTTTGACCAAACCGCCTTCGACAAACTTGCGCCGGGAGCCATGGAAATTGCACATACCGAAGGATTATATCAACACGAAGCTTCTGTTCGTGTCAGAACAAATAAGGAGATGGAGGAAAATGATTAA
- a CDS encoding ATP phosphoribosyltransferase regulatory subunit, with the protein MDYIEYQDKVLRRKALEYQFLKYFQNHGYTVIDLHFIERLNWQQLTQDDLESMSTRSIWKNGQNFYALRNDWTDQLQHYARTYDLNFKRAVYAGPIANNEHINSNLGIEVFNPSYEDMLTSFQYMLQFVREEMQQPVDFAVIGHYQLLDLLLTQSEQTPEILKLINERNISELSQRLTPTHPLITLLNQPTHVQLDYIPSLIPNEHPTYLSLLRWSEELRRAGIESIHLDITTMPPKSYYIGSFMQLFTNNQSEPVMSGGHYAGEIEGFGFGIKLDWEVV; encoded by the coding sequence ATGGATTATATTGAGTATCAAGATAAAGTGTTGAGGAGAAAAGCATTAGAATATCAATTCTTAAAGTATTTCCAAAATCACGGTTATACAGTGATTGATTTACATTTTATTGAACGCTTGAATTGGCAGCAGTTGACTCAAGATGATTTAGAAAGTATGAGTACACGCAGTATTTGGAAAAATGGTCAAAATTTTTATGCTTTGAGAAATGACTGGACGGATCAGCTGCAACATTATGCTCGAACGTATGATTTGAATTTCAAACGTGCTGTGTATGCAGGGCCTATTGCTAATAATGAGCATATCAACAGTAATTTAGGTATTGAAGTATTCAATCCTTCTTATGAAGACATGCTCACTAGTTTCCAATACATGTTGCAATTTGTGCGTGAAGAGATGCAGCAACCAGTTGACTTTGCTGTTATCGGTCATTATCAACTCTTAGATTTACTTTTAACACAATCAGAACAAACGCCTGAGATCTTAAAATTAATTAACGAACGCAACATTTCTGAATTAAGTCAACGCTTAACGCCAACTCATCCATTGATAACTTTATTAAATCAACCTACACATGTACAGCTTGATTATATTCCGTCTCTTATTCCAAATGAGCATCCAACCTATTTGTCGCTCTTACGTTGGTCTGAGGAATTGAGAAGAGCCGGTATTGAAAGTATTCATTTAGATATTACGACCATGCCGCCAAAGTCTTACTATATCGGTAGTTTCATGCAGTTGTTCACTAATAATCAGTCTGAACCTGTGATGTCAGGCGGCCATTATGCTGGTGAAATTGAAGGGTTCGGCTTTGGAATTAAATTAGACTGGGAGGTTGTTTGA
- a CDS encoding Fic family protein — MELTKENRVIGSHKLNDIIETANSIEVFDFIAKIYNEKLSEKLFKEFHGILLNNSLSIFDCKLAGTYRPMLARLSKVELELSSPETIHFDMELLLQEYNEVKMDTRKIAEFHSKFEKIHPFHDGNGRVGRFIILKQCLDNNVDLIVVHSEYEKEYKDALYIAQTGNGIDALVNIFEKSQRRFEKTIRKC, encoded by the coding sequence ATGGAACTCACTAAAGAGAATAGAGTGATAGGCTCACATAAACTCAATGATATTATAGAGACTGCAAATTCAATAGAAGTATTTGATTTCATCGCAAAAATATATAATGAAAAATTATCGGAGAAATTATTCAAAGAATTTCATGGTATTTTACTAAACAATTCTTTGAGTATTTTTGATTGTAAACTTGCCGGAACTTATAGACCCATGCTGGCTAGATTAAGTAAGGTAGAATTAGAATTATCGAGCCCGGAAACAATACATTTCGACATGGAACTATTATTGCAAGAATATAATGAAGTTAAGATGGACACTAGAAAAATTGCTGAGTTTCACAGTAAATTTGAAAAGATCCATCCATTCCATGATGGAAATGGCAGAGTAGGGCGCTTTATTATCCTAAAACAATGTTTAGATAACAACGTAGATTTAATAGTTGTGCACAGTGAATATGAAAAAGAGTATAAAGATGCGCTTTACATTGCTCAAACTGGCAATGGTATTGATGCATTAGTCAATATCTTTGAAAAATCTCAAAGAAGATTTGAGAAGACTATTAGGAAATGTTGA
- a CDS encoding TM2 domain-containing protein codes for MEVNKVIYIALAIFLGGFGIHKFYAGQTGLGILFLLFCWTGIPHVIAVISAIFTILFKPADKNGNITFH; via the coding sequence ATGGAAGTAAACAAAGTCATTTATATTGCACTGGCCATTTTCTTAGGTGGCTTCGGTATCCACAAATTTTATGCAGGACAAACCGGTTTAGGCATTCTCTTCCTGCTATTTTGTTGGACAGGGATACCCCATGTCATTGCAGTCATCAGCGCCATTTTCACTATACTTTTCAAACCTGCAGATAAAAATGGAAACATTACATTTCATTAA